In Nymphaea colorata isolate Beijing-Zhang1983 chromosome 5, ASM883128v2, whole genome shotgun sequence, one genomic interval encodes:
- the LOC116253952 gene encoding cytochrome P450 86A22-like, producing MEMLTVVPLAMVVLSSYFLWFISLNRTLSGPRVWPLVGSLPGLVRNATRMHDWIAENLRKTSCATYQTCICAVPFLARKQGLVTVTCNPKNLEHILKLRFDNYPKGPTWQSAFHDLLGEGIFNSDGETWLVQRKTAALEFTTRTLRQAMARWVNRSIKNRLWRILESAQCTKSAVDFQDLLLRLTFDNICGLAFGKDPETLSPDLPENRFCSAFDRATEAALQRFLFPEFIWKLKKSLGIGTEVTLKKSVKIVESHLSEIIAARKEAIASGTEDVHDDLLSRFMKKKDGYGNAYSSSALKHIALNFVLAGRDTSSVALSWFFFLVVHNPRVEEKIVEEISTVLADTRGKDTAKWTEEPLTFDEVDRLVYLKAALSETLRLYPSVPQDFKHVLNDDVLPDGTVVPAGSSVTYSIYSVGRMEWIWGEDCLEFRPERWLSPDGRKYLPPQDPFKFVSFNGGPRICLGKELAYLQMKSIAAAVLLRHRLSLAPGHKVVQKMSLTLFMKHGLRVLVRPRELSC from the coding sequence ATGGAAATGCTGACGGTGGTTCCCTTGGCTATGGTTGTTCTCTCTTCCTACTTCCTCTGGTTCATATCCCTGAACCGTACGCTTTCCGGCCCGCGAGTGTGGCCGCTGGTCGGGAGCCTGCCGGGGTTGGTCCGGAACGCGACGCGCATGCACGACTGGATCGCCGAGAACCTCCGGAAAACCAGCTGCGCCACCTACCAGACCTGTATATGTGCTGTGCCGTTCTTGGCAAGGAAGCAGGGCCTCGTTACGGTCACCTGCAACCCCAAGAACCTGGAGCACATACTGAAGCTGCGGTTCGATAACTACCCGAAAGGCCCGACGTGGCAGTCGGCGTTCCATGATCTTCTCGGCGAGGGGATCTTCAACAGCGACGGCGAGACGTGGCTGGTGCAGCGGAAGACTGCCGCTCTCGAGTTCACCACCCGAACTCTCCGGCAGGCCATGGCCAGGTGGGTCAACCGGTCCATAAAGAACCGGCTATGGCGGATTCTCGAGTCCGCGCAGTGCACCAAGAGTGCCGTCGACTTCCAGGACCTCCTTCTTCGGTTAACCTTCGATAACATTTGCGGTCTCGCCTTCGGCAAGGATCCCGAGACGCTGTCGCCGGACCTGCCGGAGAACCGATTCTGCTCTGCTTTCGACCGCGCCACCGAGGCCGCGCTGCAACGGTTCCTCTTCCCGGAATTCATATGGAAGTTGAAAAAGAGTCTGGGGATAGGCACCGAGGTCACATTGAAGAAGAGCGTTAAAATCGTGGAGTCGCATCTCTCTGAGATCATTGCAGCGAGGAAGGAAGCCATTGCGTCTGGGACGGAGGACGTGCACGACGACCTCCTGTCGAGGttcatgaagaagaaggacgGCTATGGCAATGCTTACTCTAGCTCTGCTCTCAAGCACATAGCACTCAATTTTGTCCTCGCCGGCCGGGACACTTCCTCGGTGGCGCTCAGCTGGTTCTTCTTCCTTGTCGTGCACAACCCGAGAGTCGAAGAGAAGATCGTCGAGGAGATTTCCACCGTGCTGGCGGATACTCGAGGGAAGGACACGGCCAAGTGGACGGAAGAGCCGCTCACTTTCGACGAAGTCGACCGGTTGGTGTACCTGAAAGCTGCGCTATCAGAGACCCTTAGGCTATACCCGTCAGTGCCTCAGGACTTCAAGCACGTCCTCAACGACGATGTGTTGCCAGACGGAACAGTAGTGCCCGCCGGATCGTCTGTCACATATTCAATTTACTCAGTGGGGAGGATGGAATGGATCTGGGGAGAGGACTGCCTGGAATTCCGGCCGGAGCGATGGCTCTCGCCGGACGGCCGCAAGTACTTGCCGCCGCAGGATCCGTTCAAGTTCGTGTCGTTCAATGGCGGGCCCCGAATCTGCCTCGGGAAGGAGCTCGCCTACCTGCAGATGAAGTCCATAGCGGCGGCGGTCTTGCTCCGCCACCGGCTCTCGCTGGCGCCCGGCCACAAGGTGGTGCAGAAGATGTCGCTCACCCTCTTCATGAAACACGGCCTGAGGGTGCTCGTCCGCCCCAGGGAGCTTTCCTGCTGA